CAGCAATCTGTATTTTTTTACCAGGGCAATCATGTCGTGATCAAAGTCCGCCAAAAAGTGATATTTCAGCTGTGGATCATCCCTGAGCCGCCATTGCCGGCGGGCATAGTGGTATGACCAGTTATTTCCGGGTCGCGGGAAATCAATCCATTCCGGGTGGCCGAATTCATTACCCATAAAGGTAAGATAGCCATTGCCGGCGGTGGCCAGAGTAAGCAGGCGAATAAGCTTGTGCAGGGCCATTCCCCGGTCAACAACCAGGCTCTGATCGCCGGTTTGCATATGGTCATACATCTCCTTGCCGATGAGGCGAAAAATAAGGGTCTGGTCCCCCACCAGAGCCTGGTCATGTGATTCGGCATAGCTGATACTTTTTTCATGAATCCGCCGATTGTTCAGCTCATGCCAGAGATTCTCCATGGGCCATTCCTCATCCCGCACTTCCTTAGTCAGTTTGATCCAGTAGTCAGGAATTCCCATGGCAAAGCGGTAATCGAAGCCGATGCCACCTTCTTCAATGGGTAGGGCCAGTCCGGGCATGCCGCTGATGTCTTCGGCAATGACAATGCCTTCAGGATGGATTTCATGGATAAGCTTGTTGGCCAGGGTCAGGTAGGTCAGGGCATCTTCATCCACATGTTGGTCAAAATAGTCATCATAGGAGGTAAAGGCTTTTCCCAGTCCATGATGATCATAGAGCATACTGGTGATGCCGTCAAACCTGAAGCCGTCAAAATGGTATTCCTCCAGCCAGAAACGGCAGTTGGACAGCAGGAAGTGCAGCACTTCCGGCTTGCCGTAATCAAAACAGCGGGAATCCCAGGCCTGATGCTGACCCCGTGGTCCCTGGTGAAAATACTGGTATTCTGTGCCATCGAAGCGGCTTAATCCTTCCACTTCGTTGCTGACCGCGTGTGAATGGACCAGATCCATAATAACTGCCAGCCCCAGAAGATGGGCTTGGTCAACCAGTTTCTTCAATTCATCCGGGGTGCCGAAACGTGATGAAGGAGCAAAAAAATTGGCTACATGGTAGCCAAAAGAAGCGTAATAAGGGTGTTCCTGGACGGCCATCAGCTGGATGGTGTTGTAGCCGGAAGCGGCGATCTGGGGTAAAATATGGTCGGTGAATTCTCGGTAGCTGCCGATTTTTTCTTCTTCCTGGGCCATGCCCACGTGGGCTTCATAGATCAGCAGGCCATCGGCAGCTGGTTGAAATTCACGGCTCTGCCATTGGTATGACTTTTCCGGCTGCCATACCTGGGCATTGAAAATCAGGGTCTGGGAATCCTGAACTACCCGGCTGGCATAAGCCGGCATGCGATCACCAAAACCGCCAGGCCAATGAAGCCGAAATCGGTACAGGTCACCATGTTTCAGAATTTCTGCCGGCAGCCTGATTTCCCACTCCCCCAGGGAATTTAGCCGTTTCATGGCGAAACGGTTATCTTCCTGCCAGTTAGTGAAATCCCCGATTATAAAGATGGCGGTGGCATTCGGGGCCCACTCCCGCAGGATCCACTCCCGGCCGTTGAAATGAAGGCCGAAATGATGCTGTCCGGCGGCAAACTCCCACAGGCTGATTTCCCCCCGGGTAAGCTGCAGTTCCCTGGCTTTGGTTTTTTCCGCCCGCCGGCATAAAACAGCTTCGTAGGGTTGCAGCCAGAGATCAGCAGCCAGCAGTTTTTTTATGGGGGGTGGAATCCCGGGATCGGAAATGGTAGAAGTATCAGCCAATGTTTAATGCTTTTTTAAATTTTACTCAACTTTCTGACTTGCGTTGCCAGGGACATAATTACAGGATGTTCGGGCTTGGCTCATAGCGGTATTGGCCGCCGAACGAATCACACGAAGTGATTCTCGGCGGACGCGGGGACATTGCTTTAGCGGTGTCCCCACAAGCCGGCCTGTCTGCGTGCGGCACGCACAGGCAGGCCATGGACGGCCGGCGAGAATGAGCGAGAGCCATGCCGGAACATCCTGGTAAATTTCTTTCCGCTGTTTTTAGAACAACTTAAGAAAGTTGAGTATTTTATTTATTTATTTTTTTGTTCCGCGAATATTGGCAATAATATCCGGAATTTGTTTGGCTATTTTAGTGTTTGGGGCCGTTTTGGCCGCCTGTTCCAGACTGCTGATGCCGGCCTCCCGGTCTTTTTTCCCTTTCAGGCAGATGCTGGCCTTGAAAAGATAGAGCCGCTGCCGGTCTTCCGGCTGGAGATTGGTTTCTTCCTGCAGCAGTTTATCCAAATCAGTCAGAGCCTGGTCAAAATTCCCCGTCTTTTGCAGGGCTTTTTCAATGGGAGCAACTTTATGCTGAAGTTCATATTTTGCCCGCAGGCCGGCCTTGTTATCGGGGTCAAGTTTGATGATCTCGTCGATCAATTTATTGCGGTCTCCCAGAAGATGATTTGTCATCATCATTGCCAATGCCTGGTCTAATAATTTTGCCCGTTCCAGGCCGGTAGCCTGGTCGGCTTTGGTCAATAAGGCATCTTTTTTGGCGTTATTATTATGGAAATTGTGCAATTGGGCCAGGTAGGCATCAACGCCACCTTGTTGGTAGCCAGTCCTGGCGTATGGTTTACCATCGGCATCAGTCAGGATGACCGTGGGAAATCCTCTTATTCCATATGCCTTTTGCATTTGCTGGTTCTGTTCTTTAATGGATTTCTCCAGTTCTTTTTTTCGGGGGAAATCAAGACTTACCAGAATAAAATCCTTTCCCGCTTCCTGGGCAAATTTATCCTGGGTAAAAACTTCTTTGTCCAATTTTTGGCACCAGTGGCACCAGTCAGAGCCGGAAAAAAACAGCAGCATATCCTTCTTCTCTGTAGCTGCGTTCTTCTTGGCAGTTTCAACGTTGTTGATC
Above is a genomic segment from Pseudomonadota bacterium containing:
- a CDS encoding alpha amylase C-terminal domain-containing protein, which gives rise to MQPYEAVLCRRAEKTKARELQLTRGEISLWEFAAGQHHFGLHFNGREWILREWAPNATAIFIIGDFTNWQEDNRFAMKRLNSLGEWEIRLPAEILKHGDLYRFRLHWPGGFGDRMPAYASRVVQDSQTLIFNAQVWQPEKSYQWQSREFQPAADGLLIYEAHVGMAQEEEKIGSYREFTDHILPQIAASGYNTIQLMAVQEHPYYASFGYHVANFFAPSSRFGTPDELKKLVDQAHLLGLAVIMDLVHSHAVSNEVEGLSRFDGTEYQYFHQGPRGQHQAWDSRCFDYGKPEVLHFLLSNCRFWLEEYHFDGFRFDGITSMLYDHHGLGKAFTSYDDYFDQHVDEDALTYLTLANKLIHEIHPEGIVIAEDISGMPGLALPIEEGGIGFDYRFAMGIPDYWIKLTKEVRDEEWPMENLWHELNNRRIHEKSISYAESHDQALVGDQTLIFRLIGKEMYDHMQTGDQSLVVDRGMALHKLIRLLTLATAGNGYLTFMGNEFGHPEWIDFPRPGNNWSYHYARRQWRLRDDPQLKYHFLADFDHDMIALVKKYRLLEGQKPVLLHQHNDDKVLIFRRAGLLFAFNFHPQNSYSHYRFTVPMAGEYEMILDSDSPRYGGHGRLEPEQKHFSLTGTETGKPQLSLYLPSRSVLVLQEPKI
- a CDS encoding thioredoxin family protein; the encoded protein is MPKRFISFLSTLIILFSLFSSAQAATTWINNVETAKKNAATEKKDMLLFFSGSDWCHWCQKLDKEVFTQDKFAQEAGKDFILVSLDFPRKKELEKSIKEQNQQMQKAYGIRGFPTVILTDADGKPYARTGYQQGGVDAYLAQLHNFHNNNAKKDALLTKADQATGLERAKLLDQALAMMMTNHLLGDRNKLIDEIIKLDPDNKAGLRAKYELQHKVAPIEKALQKTGNFDQALTDLDKLLQEETNLQPEDRQRLYLFKASICLKGKKDREAGISSLEQAAKTAPNTKIAKQIPDIIANIRGTKK